In a genomic window of Sulfurisphaera tokodaii str. 7:
- a CDS encoding IS6-like element ISSto2 family transposase, with amino-acid sequence MNNPTRWRTPVLTQVILILMEYINLEPRFYSSEVVALALASYLSGLSSWRTCLPHSTLLYYLRRLSCVRYVVPVSGFYAVDETKIMVVKGQYYYVWIVRDVKTGAIPFFMVTSSRSGLHVLVVLTNMKNVEKEAEKVLKTRIDKVVYIHDGATVYNAFTWLNVEHKRVTFNERDYAEQGFRSLKHRISSMDFHFPWNTNRFTLTRWLSVFFLAYNALYAPVYLLDKGVIINVNISNE; translated from the coding sequence ATGAACAACCCAACTAGATGGAGGACTCCCGTGCTCACCCAAGTTATTCTAATCCTAATGGAGTATATTAATCTTGAGCCTAGGTTTTACTCTAGTGAGGTAGTAGCTTTGGCTTTGGCTAGTTATCTCTCTGGTTTGTCTTCTTGGAGGACTTGTTTGCCTCATTCTACTTTGTTGTATTACTTGAGGAGGTTGAGTTGTGTTAGGTATGTGGTGCCGGTTAGTGGTTTTTATGCGGTGGATGAGACTAAAATTATGGTGGTTAAGGGGCAGTATTATTATGTGTGGATTGTGAGGGATGTGAAGACGGGTGCGATACCCTTCTTCATGGTGACGAGTTCGAGGAGTGGGTTGCACGTGCTGGTAGTCTTGACGAACATGAAGAATGTGGAAAAGGAGGCTGAGAAGGTGCTCAAAACGAGGATAGACAAGGTAGTATACATACACGATGGGGCAACAGTCTATAACGCATTCACTTGGCTAAACGTGGAGCACAAGAGGGTAACGTTCAACGAGAGAGACTACGCAGAACAAGGGTTCAGAAGCTTAAAACATAGAATATCCTCAATGGATTTTCATTTTCCATGGAACACTAATAGGTTCACGCTTACTAGGTGGTTATCGGTGTTCTTCCTAGCTTATAACGCGCTTTACGCTCCAGTATATTTGTTAGACAAGGGGGTGATAATAAATGTAAATATTTCAAATGAATGA
- the trm10 gene encoding tRNA (adenine(9)-N1)-methyltransferase Trm10, which produces MILGKLLAEELKERGIYKIYIGYEKPSLQNIAVKMLVKNYGFLKREISGKRIGEIEGISLYKGKGDEKVDFAFTKGGEKIPIKLPKYPLIVIDMSLFNELDEEEKKKTLLQVNLTLHVIRKFLWDGNLALINSPNISLGKARNIDNIETDNCIVLDPYGDIIANEEIIRRTDVFIIGGIVDKGRRLKYATSKLAEKYPCKKVKITLRGSIVGVPDEINKIADIILGVKFGKELEKAIIETQSNSDKIARILVDVNQRGLEILEEEVRWLNANQKVYKLILKRLGVNAS; this is translated from the coding sequence GTGATACTCGGAAAATTATTAGCTGAGGAACTGAAGGAAAGAGGAATTTACAAGATTTATATAGGTTATGAAAAACCATCTTTGCAAAATATAGCTGTTAAAATGTTAGTTAAAAATTACGGATTTTTAAAAAGAGAAATTAGCGGTAAAAGAATAGGAGAGATTGAAGGAATATCTCTATATAAAGGAAAAGGAGATGAAAAAGTTGACTTTGCATTTACTAAGGGTGGTGAAAAAATACCAATTAAACTACCTAAGTATCCATTAATCGTAATAGATATGAGTCTTTTTAATGAGTTAGATGAGGAGGAAAAAAAGAAGACATTACTTCAAGTTAATCTAACATTGCACGTAATAAGAAAATTCTTGTGGGATGGTAATTTAGCCTTGATTAATTCTCCAAATATTTCCTTAGGTAAGGCTAGAAATATAGACAATATTGAAACTGATAACTGTATTGTTCTTGATCCTTACGGAGATATAATAGCTAATGAAGAAATTATAAGAAGAACAGACGTATTTATTATAGGAGGTATAGTAGATAAAGGAAGAAGATTAAAGTACGCTACATCAAAACTAGCTGAGAAGTATCCTTGTAAAAAAGTAAAAATAACACTAAGAGGAAGTATAGTTGGAGTTCCGGATGAGATTAATAAAATAGCAGATATTATTCTAGGAGTTAAATTCGGAAAAGAGCTGGAAAAAGCTATCATAGAAACACAGAGTAATTCGGATAAAATAGCAAGGATACTAGTTGATGTTAATCAGAGAGGGCTAGAGATCTTAGAAGAAGAGGTACGTTGGTTAAACGCTAATCAGAAAGTATATAAATTGATTCTTAAAAGGCTAGGTGTAAACGCGTCCTAA
- a CDS encoding PIG-L deacetylase family protein: MRILFISPHPDDECDNAGGTLAKLAKSHEIYIVYMTDGSAGSPNPEERGEKLAEIRRKEALEGLKVLGIKKDNAFFLNYPDTKLRFHIREASERVAKILREIKPNIIIYPSLLDGHNDHWSGGYITRIAIRKVGITVNELSYLNWLPIPSKSVFDAIKYLLIPFHRKIKVDIREYKRIKLEAMKKHESQFKYLDADYIKKFLDSDYETFYVERIVNDMLVI; the protein is encoded by the coding sequence ATGAGAATATTATTTATTTCCCCTCATCCAGATGATGAGTGTGACAATGCAGGGGGTACCTTAGCTAAGTTAGCTAAGTCCCATGAAATTTATATTGTGTATATGACTGATGGCTCTGCCGGTTCTCCTAATCCTGAAGAGAGAGGAGAAAAACTTGCTGAAATTAGAAGGAAGGAGGCTTTAGAGGGGTTAAAGGTTCTAGGGATAAAAAAGGATAATGCTTTCTTCCTTAATTATCCAGATACAAAGTTAAGGTTTCATATAAGGGAGGCTTCAGAAAGAGTTGCGAAAATACTTAGGGAAATTAAGCCAAACATTATAATTTATCCCTCTCTGCTTGACGGTCATAATGATCATTGGTCCGGAGGTTATATAACTAGAATAGCAATAAGAAAAGTGGGAATTACAGTAAATGAGTTAAGTTACCTAAACTGGCTTCCTATTCCTTCTAAGAGTGTTTTTGACGCGATAAAATATCTTTTAATTCCCTTTCATAGAAAAATTAAAGTTGATATTAGAGAGTATAAAAGGATTAAACTTGAAGCTATGAAGAAGCATGAATCCCAGTTTAAATATTTAGATGCTGATTATATCAAGAAGTTTTTAGATAGTGATTACGAGACATTTTACGTGGAAAGGATTGTTAATGATATGCTAGTTATTTAA
- a CDS encoding MupG family TIM beta-alpha barrel fold protein — protein sequence MRSIGILSQTWRKDKINELKEIAEKAGKMKFNEIWSGIDPNYIDGIKEIASIAEKYDMYFFVDINPEIMRGFGASPSNLKVFKELKIKGLRADYGFTIDDLIKMANNNLDLVIELNASIFPLDKLDYLISKVSNIERLKASHDFYPIKYTALSLESTIRKSKEFKERGIPVAAFIPSPRQVESRTTVEMLRGKEIWKSASILFNTGAIDRVILGEPFPTDEELSELIEAKEYMKIRVLVYPGITDEEKKIFEEVYYDVRIKEYSIALARFVKNEIKSRNITRRFRGAVTVMNNRPDIIEVWIFKREVEADKRFNVIGEILPEDMELLEYLSDMSPVKLVPIEMK from the coding sequence ATGAGATCAATAGGTATACTTTCACAAACATGGAGGAAGGATAAGATTAACGAGTTAAAAGAAATTGCAGAAAAAGCCGGAAAAATGAAATTTAATGAAATATGGTCTGGAATAGACCCAAACTATATAGACGGTATTAAAGAGATTGCAAGTATTGCGGAAAAGTACGACATGTACTTTTTTGTAGACATTAATCCAGAAATAATGAGAGGTTTTGGAGCATCTCCCTCAAATTTGAAGGTGTTTAAGGAGTTAAAGATTAAGGGCTTAAGGGCTGATTACGGCTTTACAATAGACGATTTAATAAAAATGGCCAATAACAATTTAGACTTAGTGATAGAGTTAAATGCTAGTATCTTCCCTTTAGATAAACTTGACTACCTAATAAGTAAAGTGAGTAACATTGAGAGGTTGAAGGCGAGTCACGATTTTTATCCCATCAAGTACACTGCACTATCCCTGGAGAGTACAATAAGGAAATCTAAAGAATTTAAGGAAAGGGGAATACCGGTTGCAGCTTTTATACCTTCACCTAGACAAGTTGAGTCTAGAACTACTGTTGAAATGTTAAGGGGTAAAGAAATTTGGAAGTCTGCCTCAATTCTGTTTAATACTGGAGCGATTGACAGAGTTATTTTAGGTGAACCATTCCCTACCGATGAAGAACTTTCAGAGTTAATTGAGGCTAAGGAATACATGAAGATTAGGGTCTTAGTATATCCCGGCATTACAGATGAAGAGAAAAAGATATTTGAAGAAGTATATTACGATGTAAGGATAAAAGAATATTCGATAGCGTTAGCCAGATTTGTGAAGAATGAGATTAAATCTAGGAACATAACTAGGAGGTTTAGGGGTGCTGTGACTGTAATGAATAATAGACCAGATATAATAGAAGTCTGGATATTCAAAAGGGAAGTTGAGGCAGATAAGAGGTTTAATGTTATAGGTGAAATCTTACCAGAAGATATGGAACTATTAGAGTACCTAAGCGATATGAGTCCAGTGAAACTAGTACCGATTGAAATGAAATAA
- a CDS encoding PaREP1 family protein yields MREKVVWERDIRKYGELRVEESIDEALIAIELLRQGKFRNSAVRAFLAFKAFVSGIISINHLSFSSNLEEKERKFFYKIGFTAPSNRLLYYASILEKDLPGITDLAKQAMSLHVFSYVGYDRAGEYSPITSKEDAKKWILDFIIALANFIIKVNERGKEILKEIEEVKKEK; encoded by the coding sequence ATGAGAGAGAAAGTAGTTTGGGAAAGAGATATTAGAAAATATGGAGAATTAAGAGTAGAGGAAAGTATTGATGAGGCTTTGATAGCTATAGAACTGCTAAGACAAGGTAAGTTCCGAAATTCTGCAGTGAGAGCATTTTTAGCATTTAAGGCGTTCGTAAGTGGAATTATAAGTATTAATCATCTATCTTTTTCCTCTAACTTAGAAGAAAAAGAAAGAAAATTTTTCTATAAAATAGGCTTCACTGCTCCTTCAAATAGATTACTCTATTATGCATCTATTCTGGAGAAGGACTTGCCTGGTATTACAGATTTAGCTAAACAAGCTATGTCTCTTCACGTCTTTTCATATGTCGGTTATGATAGAGCTGGAGAATATTCTCCAATAACTTCAAAAGAGGATGCAAAGAAATGGATACTGGATTTCATTATAGCTCTAGCTAACTTTATTATTAAGGTGAATGAGAGAGGAAAGGAAATATTAAAAGAGATAGAAGAAGTAAAGAAAGAAAAGTGA
- a CDS encoding IS110-like element ISSto4 family transposase, producing MTKDFVSKAFAIDISQSKLTAAKGELVIKQEKPSVTVKEVKEFPYNNEGIEELIKFLEGYNEGILEATGVYFYYLHEKLTEKGFKVTVVNPAHLTEILGKKTDKLDAQRLLVAYMTGVIKGSYIPTGEIKELRELTRHRENLVNKITQVKNEIRKTLEIAGYKIEPFDKKGRQLLEKLAKGEELSKEEKEELKEKLGRNLNDAEKLTLKQLVELLKSLENMVKEVEDMIISKIPKPVIELSKIPGIGLITAATIYAEFGDISRFPNSKAARAYAGFAPRTKQSGNSESHSGMIRGNKRLRRGFYLAARSARWLEPFNEFYERLIARGKSVRQATCALAGKLACIVYHVLKDGVYKGIVKKRLRIPKGGEVNVKDFDVGDALDSLSP from the coding sequence ATGACAAAGGACTTTGTAAGCAAAGCCTTCGCAATAGACATCTCACAAAGCAAACTAACAGCAGCAAAGGGAGAACTAGTTATAAAACAAGAAAAACCATCAGTAACAGTCAAGGAAGTAAAAGAATTCCCTTACAACAACGAGGGAATAGAAGAGTTAATAAAATTCCTTGAGGGATACAACGAGGGAATATTAGAGGCAACAGGAGTATACTTCTACTACCTACACGAAAAACTAACAGAAAAAGGATTCAAAGTAACAGTAGTAAACCCAGCACACTTGACAGAAATACTAGGAAAAAAGACAGACAAACTAGACGCACAAAGACTACTAGTAGCATACATGACCGGAGTAATAAAAGGATCATACATACCAACGGGAGAAATAAAAGAACTAAGAGAGTTAACAAGACATAGGGAAAACCTAGTAAACAAGATAACACAAGTAAAAAACGAGATAAGAAAAACCTTGGAAATTGCCGGGTATAAAATAGAACCATTCGACAAAAAAGGAAGACAACTACTAGAAAAACTAGCAAAAGGAGAAGAATTGAGCAAGGAAGAGAAGGAAGAGTTAAAAGAGAAACTAGGGAGAAACTTGAATGACGCAGAAAAACTAACACTAAAACAACTAGTTGAGTTATTGAAAAGCTTGGAGAACATGGTTAAGGAAGTTGAGGACATGATAATATCCAAGATACCAAAACCGGTAATAGAGTTATCCAAGATCCCTGGAATTGGTTTAATCACTGCAGCAACAATTTATGCTGAATTTGGTGATATCTCACGTTTTCCAAACTCAAAGGCAGCTAGGGCTTATGCGGGTTTCGCACCTAGAACAAAGCAGAGTGGTAATAGTGAGTCCCACTCTGGTATGATTAGGGGTAATAAGCGCTTACGTAGGGGTTTCTACTTAGCTGCTAGGAGTGCCAGATGGCTTGAACCATTTAACGAGTTTTACGAGAGGCTCATTGCTAGGGGTAAGAGTGTAAGGCAAGCTACATGTGCACTTGCGGGGAAGCTTGCTTGCATAGTATATCACGTTTTAAAGGACGGTGTTTACAAGGGCATAGTCAAGAAGCGTCTTAGGATACCCAAGGGTGGGGAAGTTAATGTCAAGGATTTCGACGTGGGAGACGCACTGGACTCGTTATCCCCGTAG
- a CDS encoding APC family permease, producing MQKSNVSRSKRKILSFSDLFFLSFGGQAPFISLLTFGTVIIAMVGTEGAFAMLVATFVVFFNGLVIYYLSQKFKRGGGYYIYALYSLTSRLGFNTGWNYLLYSLSYGGTLLAGGAYVLYTILSPFLPYLPQWFYALVASSLASGLVIAGVRASAKYAMIMSLIEMIALILLSILFLYDSKWNFYNPVPTRISPLLLEAVVFGLGIPTGYGSVAPLGEEAESRDIGKAAIAVLLFGGLLATFFFYSLGALGFTGNLVEYLLSRFGLIGLPFLSFIAFNDATLGGVSYILANSRTLEAMAKDAFFPAFLAKLRGGKPIFAEIFSSVIFVGILVALAYFIGLYGEFIILGALAGLNNLFVHLSANISLIRISSKRSKRNIDKIIVSILATLISLFVFFYSLPTFEKYIVYVFFGWIILGFLYAEGLEIFKASSNE from the coding sequence GTGCAAAAAAGTAATGTTTCAAGGAGTAAAAGGAAAATTCTCTCTTTCTCTGACTTATTCTTCTTATCTTTTGGTGGGCAAGCTCCATTTATTTCATTACTGACTTTTGGTACTGTAATAATTGCTATGGTTGGTACTGAAGGAGCTTTTGCCATGTTAGTAGCTACTTTCGTAGTATTCTTTAATGGTTTGGTAATTTATTATCTTTCTCAGAAGTTTAAGCGAGGAGGCGGTTACTATATCTATGCCCTTTATTCTTTAACCTCACGTTTAGGATTTAACACAGGCTGGAATTATTTGTTATATTCTCTTTCTTATGGAGGAACTTTATTAGCCGGTGGTGCATACGTTTTGTACACTATCTTATCGCCATTTTTACCATATTTACCTCAATGGTTTTATGCTCTAGTTGCAAGTTCTTTAGCTTCTGGTTTAGTAATTGCTGGTGTAAGGGCTTCAGCTAAATATGCTATGATAATGTCTCTAATTGAAATGATAGCTTTGATTTTACTATCTATTCTTTTTCTTTATGACTCAAAATGGAATTTTTATAACCCAGTTCCGACGAGAATATCACCATTATTATTAGAAGCTGTGGTTTTTGGTTTGGGTATTCCTACTGGTTATGGTTCAGTTGCACCTCTCGGTGAAGAGGCTGAGTCAAGAGATATTGGTAAGGCAGCAATTGCTGTACTCCTTTTCGGTGGTCTATTAGCAACTTTCTTCTTTTACTCATTAGGTGCGTTAGGTTTCACTGGCAATTTAGTTGAATATTTACTTTCTCGTTTTGGTCTTATTGGACTTCCTTTTCTGAGTTTTATCGCTTTTAATGATGCAACTCTTGGCGGAGTCTCATATATTTTAGCTAACTCAAGGACTTTGGAAGCTATGGCTAAAGATGCCTTTTTCCCAGCTTTTTTAGCTAAATTAAGGGGAGGTAAACCAATTTTTGCGGAAATATTTTCTTCGGTAATTTTTGTAGGTATTCTAGTTGCTTTAGCTTATTTTATAGGACTATATGGAGAATTTATAATTTTAGGAGCATTAGCGGGTTTAAACAATTTGTTCGTTCACTTATCCGCTAACATATCTCTTATAAGAATATCGTCGAAAAGAAGTAAAAGAAACATAGATAAAATAATTGTTAGTATTCTTGCTACTCTTATTAGCCTTTTTGTATTTTTCTACTCCCTACCAACTTTCGAGAAATATATTGTTTATGTATTTTTTGGTTGGATTATTTTAGGATTCCTATATGCGGAGGGTTTAGAGATTTTTAAGGCTAGCTCTAATGAATAA
- a CDS encoding ATP-binding protein, whose amino-acid sequence MIEEQNPWWISPELIRENEYYRKYQESKVKWNITLQASIEPYSLNFLFGPRQVGKTTALILLIKKLLDSGYNPKSIFYFACDKLADYKELDEVLEEYEKIRKREGIKSSVIILDEVTFPKEWYKTIKYRIDMGKFSNDVLILSGSLSMKAKGEIETFPGRRGKGKVLVMFPLPFSEYVKLFGINLPTGDLKFILENYTKYVGYLPKLKEILEYYLITGGFPNAIKDFFAKGKVSPSTEYDFISSIISDINKLRRSERFFKLTVRAIIEKTSSEYSFHTISRDYGVGTVKTAISYVNLMEKLYLMKVIDTIDVNTGLPIPRKQKKFYFIDPFIYHTFSSWTMTKPPDESKLVEAIIVSHLSRLYDVFYIKTNEEVDVIVNLSGEYWGIEVKYGRVRGGRSKVLGKVKKFMYVSKDELGDNVIPAPLFLAMLKVPIVVETEFS is encoded by the coding sequence GTGATTGAAGAACAGAACCCTTGGTGGATTTCACCAGAACTAATAAGAGAGAATGAATATTATAGGAAGTATCAAGAATCGAAAGTAAAATGGAATATCACACTTCAGGCATCTATTGAACCTTACTCTTTAAACTTCTTATTTGGGCCTAGACAAGTTGGAAAAACAACAGCATTAATCCTTTTAATAAAGAAACTGTTGGATAGTGGTTATAATCCTAAATCCATCTTTTATTTTGCGTGTGATAAATTAGCTGATTATAAGGAACTTGACGAAGTTCTAGAGGAATATGAGAAGATAAGGAAAAGAGAAGGGATCAAAAGTTCCGTAATTATACTTGATGAAGTAACATTCCCTAAGGAGTGGTACAAAACTATAAAATATAGGATCGATATGGGAAAATTCAGCAATGACGTATTGATTTTATCTGGTTCTCTTTCAATGAAAGCTAAAGGTGAAATAGAGACCTTTCCAGGAAGAAGAGGGAAAGGAAAAGTGCTAGTTATGTTTCCTCTCCCGTTCTCTGAGTATGTAAAGCTATTTGGAATTAATTTACCTACGGGAGATTTGAAATTCATCCTTGAGAACTATACCAAGTATGTAGGTTATCTTCCTAAATTGAAAGAGATCTTAGAATATTACTTGATAACGGGAGGTTTTCCCAATGCAATAAAGGATTTCTTTGCTAAAGGTAAAGTAAGCCCGTCTACGGAATACGATTTCATTTCAAGTATTATAAGTGATATTAACAAATTAAGGAGAAGCGAGAGGTTTTTCAAGCTTACTGTTAGAGCAATTATTGAGAAGACTTCGTCCGAATATAGCTTCCATACCATCTCTAGAGATTACGGAGTAGGAACTGTAAAGACCGCTATAAGTTATGTTAACCTCATGGAAAAGTTATACCTTATGAAAGTGATTGATACAATAGATGTTAATACTGGATTACCAATACCGAGGAAACAGAAAAAATTTTACTTTATTGATCCTTTCATTTATCATACCTTTTCGAGTTGGACTATGACTAAACCACCAGATGAGTCAAAGTTAGTTGAAGCTATAATAGTATCTCATCTTTCAAGACTTTACGATGTATTCTATATCAAAACTAATGAAGAAGTAGACGTGATCGTAAATTTAAGCGGAGAATACTGGGGAATTGAAGTAAAATACGGGAGAGTAAGAGGAGGAAGAAGCAAGGTTTTGGGAAAAGTTAAGAAATTTATGTATGTGAGTAAGGACGAGTTAGGAGATAATGTTATACCAGCCCCGCTCTTTTTAGCTATGCTGAAGGTCCCTATAGTAGTTGAAACCGAATTTAGTTAA
- a CDS encoding type 1 glutamine amidotransferase — MFLGIINHPIERLGNIKDILEEKGYKIRETVATEIRGNEEFDALIVMGGPMGVYESDKYPFLKVESELIRKAISTKKPVLGVCLGSQLLSSSLGGTVTRGVFGQEIGIYTVYLLDEFRNLMGDKIEVFQWHGDTFTLPNNAKLLAYNERYFQAFKYKTAIGLQFHVEVNSKMVSEWVKEYNGDLGLIDQVKEKEEEFRKISEKIISFWLDSVRGSQ, encoded by the coding sequence ATGTTTTTAGGAATTATAAATCATCCAATTGAAAGATTAGGAAACATAAAGGATATCTTAGAAGAAAAAGGGTATAAGATAAGAGAAACTGTTGCAACAGAAATAAGAGGTAATGAAGAATTCGACGCTCTTATAGTAATGGGTGGTCCAATGGGAGTTTATGAAAGTGATAAATATCCGTTCTTAAAAGTTGAGAGTGAACTAATAAGAAAAGCTATAAGTACGAAAAAACCAGTACTCGGAGTATGTTTAGGTTCGCAATTGCTTTCCTCATCCCTCGGAGGAACTGTAACAAGAGGGGTATTTGGTCAAGAAATTGGAATTTATACTGTTTATCTTTTAGATGAATTTCGAAATTTGATGGGTGATAAGATAGAAGTTTTTCAGTGGCACGGTGATACTTTTACATTACCTAATAATGCTAAACTTTTAGCTTATAATGAAAGATATTTTCAAGCATTTAAATACAAGACAGCAATTGGTCTTCAATTTCATGTTGAAGTTAACAGTAAAATGGTTAGTGAGTGGGTAAAAGAGTATAATGGTGATCTAGGTTTAATAGATCAAGTGAAAGAGAAAGAAGAGGAATTTAGAAAAATTAGTGAAAAAATCATCTCTTTTTGGTTAGATTCAGTTCGGGGCTCTCAATAA
- a CDS encoding MFS transporter, whose product MLSKRQLALLSLGTSLSFWDIFNVPYIENFASKNLGEVSSVLILSAEMIGYFIGGIFNGFFATRFGRKPGLLLSMFLITFGSLIGLLSLSPIQLVIAELIIGIGIEGEVAIVPSYVSEMVSKDFRGRAVGFTSMFGFLMSLVVGPMAVFLGEKYWRLLFLPSIVIAVLALIFRFKLPESKMWIERNYEKLKWDKIVIIFVLIWFTSYFTGYSLFSTPIFYTITSKGFENSSLYFTYILYGDPLGVIFASILNDYFERKYSSALANLLSGGLVIIWPFFTGLPFLVIGFLIMFFQGFKFPVMYTYTSENFATKIRTIGYGIADGIGHLGGAVGPIVMALLYLENVSISYTIVGIMSVISAVFILYFGVLTKGKSLEEIKG is encoded by the coding sequence ATGTTAAGCAAGAGACAATTAGCCTTACTCTCTCTAGGAACATCACTAAGTTTTTGGGATATATTTAATGTTCCTTATATAGAGAATTTTGCCTCAAAAAATTTAGGTGAAGTATCTTCAGTATTAATATTATCAGCAGAGATGATAGGATATTTTATAGGCGGTATTTTTAACGGATTTTTTGCAACCAGATTTGGAAGAAAACCTGGGTTGTTATTATCAATGTTTTTAATAACGTTCGGTTCTCTTATTGGTCTCTTATCGCTTTCACCAATTCAGTTAGTAATTGCTGAGCTAATTATTGGTATAGGAATTGAAGGAGAAGTTGCTATAGTTCCTTCTTACGTTTCAGAAATGGTCTCTAAAGATTTTAGAGGAAGAGCTGTAGGCTTCACATCAATGTTCGGATTCCTAATGAGTCTTGTAGTAGGTCCTATGGCTGTTTTTCTCGGAGAAAAATATTGGAGGCTATTATTTCTTCCTAGCATTGTTATAGCTGTATTGGCATTAATCTTTAGATTTAAACTTCCAGAATCAAAAATGTGGATTGAGAGGAATTATGAGAAATTAAAATGGGATAAAATAGTGATAATTTTCGTTCTAATTTGGTTTACTAGCTATTTCACTGGATACTCATTATTTTCTACACCTATTTTTTACACAATAACTTCAAAAGGATTTGAGAATTCTAGCTTGTACTTCACATACATACTTTACGGTGATCCATTAGGAGTAATTTTTGCATCAATTCTAAATGATTATTTTGAAAGAAAATATTCCTCGGCATTAGCTAATCTACTTTCCGGTGGGCTAGTTATAATATGGCCTTTCTTTACTGGCTTACCGTTTCTGGTTATTGGATTTTTAATCATGTTCTTTCAAGGTTTCAAATTTCCAGTGATGTATACTTATACTTCAGAGAATTTTGCAACTAAGATTAGAACCATAGGATACGGTATTGCAGACGGTATAGGTCATTTAGGAGGAGCTGTTGGTCCAATAGTTATGGCTTTACTCTACTTAGAAAATGTAAGTATTTCATATACTATTGTTGGAATTATGTCAGTCATTTCAGCAGTATTTATATTATACTTTGGTGTATTAACAAAAGGAAAGTCATTAGAGGAAATTAAAGGATGA